From the Hylaeus volcanicus isolate JK05 chromosome 4, UHH_iyHylVolc1.0_haploid, whole genome shotgun sequence genome, one window contains:
- the LOC128875044 gene encoding regulatory-associated protein of mTOR isoform X1 has protein sequence MSVTASKPCHEEENSRLTEEDDWKVQLAFCKPRHTATIEGVNCITQTWRMKERMKTVSVALVLCLNVGVDPPDIVKTQPCARLECWIDPLSVSPQKALETIGSNLQKQYERWQPRARYKQSLDPTVEEVKKLCTSLRRNAKEERVLFHYNGHGVPKPTSNGEIWVFNRTYTQYIPLSVYDLQTWMGAPSIYVYDCSNAGIIVESFQQFAEQHEKEYEMEKQVVQQNRATGVAGTTVPSYKNCIQLAACAANQILPMNPDLPADIFTSCLTTPIKIALRWFIMQNTSKLVPKISLDLIDKIPGQLADRRTMLGELNWIFTAITDTIAWNTFPRDLFQRLFRQDLLVASLFRNFLLAERILRSYDCTPVSCPKLPPTYQHPMWQAWDLALDLCLAQLPSILENKDQFVHSPFFEEQLTAFQVWLTLGSKNRNPPEQLPIVLQVLLSQVHRLRALELLGRFLDLGPWAVNLALSVGIFPYVLKLLQSNARELRPLLVFIWAKILAVDSTCQTDLVRDGGHKYFLSVLQDTTVPSEYRTLAAFVLASIVNDYRQGQVAANHGSLVSICLEQLGDSNSLLRQWLCLCLARLWHNYDKARWCGVRDIAHEKLFTLLQDSVPEVRAASVYALGTFINSVTTRSEHANNIDQIIAITLINTVSHDMCPLVRKELVVALQWMVLHFENSFVTLALAEENSRKDLVVETLSPFSGLRRISSRDRLKMLSPNNTYSVDSTDGFGQDRIKRVSSSSSISSLGNNWEFVRKPCESLGHSSLGNLPSLSYGSVYMKLWHGLCSLDNDPHPAVASMSQKVTNHIRNQVKESSVPKEGIETKISSSLSLPPSPSNRTTYLSTSKGESPPTVSSGTDLLRSSRVPPHSNRSRKPLPNTISEEADEVAGIKTPLTTSQFVEWSCAQFAQPVSLESETESMNDMESRAHYEREWRYLRNRRQRREAREEQLRAVQSRIESQVFHTRCPHSPEVLTFHPFEPHLAVALKDFFGVWDCQTGTKLTYCASRGNKMSRITALEFINAHDVSLLMAGSDDGSVRVWKNYSSTLSRDPILVTAWQALADIQPATKTTTATAGLVTKWEQKSLTLAVTGDVRIVRLWDAETELKRQDIPTGADCCATCIDVDGVGAMMAVGCGDGSVRLFDRRLPPLESRVMIWREHTAWVLGTSLRKSERSTPQLFTGSSSGDIRIFDLRKNSSVSTVQITQGITALAAHEMADIFACGSTNHCISLYNTMGHHLNTIKFHEGFMATRISPVSCLSFHPYRVILAAGCVDNTITAYASESRR, from the exons ATGTCAGTAACTGCTTCGAAGCCATGCCACGAGGAAGAGAATTCGAGATTGACAGAGGAAGACGATTGGAAAGTGCAGCTTGCATTTTGCAAACCTCGGCACACGGCGACGATCGAGGGTGTGAATTGTATTACGCAGACATGGAGAATGAAAGAAAgg atgaaaACTGTGAGCGTGGCTTTAGTTTTATGTTTGAACGTTGGTGTCGATCCACCGGACATTGTCAAAACACAACCGTGTGCCCGTCTCGAATGCTGGATTG ATCCTTTATCAGTGAGCCCGCAAAAAGCTTTGGAAACTATAGGTTCGAATTTACAAAAACAATATGAACGATGGCAACCGAGAGCTCGTTATAAACAGAGTTTAGATCCTACGGTTGAAGAAGTTAAAAAGTTGTGTACTTCTTTAAGGCGAAACGCGAAAGAGGAAAGagttttgtttcattataacGGGCATGGTGTTCCTAAACCGACTAGTAATGGTGAAATATGGGTATTTAATAGG acATATACGCAATACATTCCTTTGTCTGTATACGATTTACAGACATGGATGGGTGCTCCTAGCATCTACGTATATGATTGTTCTAACGCAGGTATAATTGTAGAGTCTTTTCAACAATTTGCAGAACAACACGAGAAGGAATACGAG ATGGAAAAGCAGGTGGTTCAGCAGAACCGTGCAACTGGAGTTGCAGGTACCACAGTGCCatcttacaaaaattgtattcaattgGCAGCATGCGCGGCTAATCAGATTTTACCTATGAATCCAGATTTACCAGCAGATATATTCACATCATGCCTTACGActccaataaaaattgcattgcGATG GTTTATAATGCAAAATACATCGAAATTGGTACCAAAAATATCATTAGACTTAATCGATAA AATTCCTGGGCAATTGGCTGATAGAAGAACAATGTTAGGAGAACTTAATTGGATATTTACAGCGATCACTGACACAATAGCATGGAACACGTTTCCAAGAG atttattcCAGAGATTATTCAGGCAAGATTTATTAGTTGCTAGTTTGTTCAGAAATTTTTTACTTGCCGAGAGAATACTTCGGTCATACGATTGTACTCCAGTTTCTTGTCCAAAATTACCTCCTACTTATCAG CACCCTATGTGGCAAGCATGGGACTTGGCACTTGATCTCTGTTTAGCGCAATTACCATctattcttgaaaataaagatCAGTTTGTCCATTCCCCTTTTTTCGAGGAGCAGCTTACAGCCTTCCAAGTATGGCTTACTCTAGGTTCGAAAAACCGTAATCCTCCAGAACAACTGCCGATAGTACTTCAAGTTTTATTAAGTCAAGTCCATAGGCTAAGAGCATTGGAATTATTAGGACGCTTTCTTGATCTTGGTCCATGGGCTGTAAACTTGGCTCTTAGCGTAGGCATTTTCCCATATGTTCTAAAGCTACTTCAAAGTAATGCTAGGGAATTACGTCCATTACTCGTGTTTATTTGGGCAAAAATACTTGCAGTTGACAGT ACTTGTCAAACAGATCTCGTGCGAGATGGAGGACATAAGTACTTTTTATCTGTTCTTCAGGATACTACTGTGCcg AGCGAATACAGGACGTTAGCAGCATTTGTTCTGGCCAGTATCGTGAATGATTATCGACAAGGCCAAGTAGCTGCTAATCACGGTAGCCTTGTCTCGATCTGCTTGGAACAACTTGGGGATTCAAACTCTTTATTACGTCAGTGGCTGTGTTTATGTCTGGCAAGACTTTGGCATAATTATGACAAAGCAAGATGGTGTGGAGTTCGAGATATTGCTCATGAGAAACTGTTTACGTTGTTACAGGATTCAGTTCCTGAG GTTCGAGCAGCTAGTGTTTATGCTTTGGGCACATTTATAAATAGCGTAACAACACGAAGCGAACATGCAAATAATATCGATCAAATTATTGCTATAACACTCATTAATACAGTCTCTCACGACATGTGCCCTTTAGTTAGAAAA gaATTAGTAGTAGCGCTTCAATGGATGGTTCTACACTTTGAAAATTCCTTCGTAACTTTGGCTTTGGCTGAAGAAAACAGTCGAAAAGATCTTGTTGTGGAAACGTTATCACCATTTAGTGGATTGAGACGCATTAGTTCTAGGGATAGATTAAAAATGCTTTCTCCTAATAATACCTATAGCGTAGACAGTACGGATGGATTTGGCCAGGATCGCATTAAAAGagtgtcgtcgtcgtcgtctatTAGTAGTTTAG GAAATAATTGGGAGTTCGTGAGGAAACCTTGCGAGTCACTTG GACACAGTTCTCTTGGGAATCTGCCAAGTCTTTCCTATGGTAGTGTATATATGAAACTGTGGCATGGATTATGTAGCCTCGATAATGATCCTCATCCAGCTGTCGCTTCGATGTCCCAGAAAGTCACCAACCATATTCGAAATCAG GTTAAGGAATCCTCTGTACCTAAGGAAGggatcgaaacaaaaatatcttcgTCGTTATCTCTTCCACCATCTCCCTCGAATCGCACCACTTACTTAAG CACTAGCAAAGGAGAATCACCGCCTACAGTAAGTTCTGGAACAGATTTATTACGTTCTTCGAGAGTACCACCGCATAGTAATCGTTCAAGAAAACCACTTCCTAACACA ATATCAGAGGAAGCAGATGAAGTTGCTGGGATTAAAACGCCATTAACAACTTCGCAATTCGTTGAATGGAGTTGCGCTCAATTTGCTCAGCCAGTTAGTTTAGAAAGCGAAACTGAATCGATGAATGATATGGAAAGTAGAGCTCATTACGAAAGAGAATGGCG TTACCTAAGGAATAGAAGACAAAGACGCGAGGCAAGAGAAGAACAACTACGAGCAGTACAAAGTAGAATAGAATCGCAAGTATTCCATACAAGATGTCCACATTCCCCTGAAGTTTTAACATTTCATCCGTTTGAACCACATTTGGCTGTAGCATTAAAAGATTTCTTtgg AGTATGGGATTGCCAAACTGGTACAAAGTTAACTTACTGTGCGagtcgtggaaataaaatgtcaCGAATTACAGCTCTCGAGTTCATCAATGCCCACGATGTATCATTGTTAATGGCTGGATCCGATGACGGTTCGGTTAGAGTATGGAAAAATTACAGTAGTACGCTGAGTCGTGATCCGATTTTAGTTACCGCTTGGCAGGCATTGGCTGATATACAGCCGGCGACAAAAACTACGACTG CAACAGCTGGATTAGTTACAAAATGGGAGCAAAAATCCCTTACTCTAGCTGTCACAGGTGACGTTCGTATCGTCAGACTCTGGGATGCAGAAACCGAGTTAAAAAGACAAGATATACCGACAGGTGCTGATTGTTGTGCTACATGTATTGATGTTGATGGCGTAG GTGCAATGATGGCAGTGGGCTGTGGTGATGGTTCCGTTCGCTTATTTGACAGAAGATTACCTCCATTAGAGTCGAGAGTTATGATTTGGAGGGAACATACGGCATGGGTGTTGGGCACATCTTTGAGAAAATCTGAAAGGTCGACACCACAGTTGTTTACTGGATCATCGTCAGGagatattagaatatttgatctcagaaaaaattcttctGTAAGCACTGTACAAATAACGCAAGGTATTACAGCATTGGCAGCACACGAAATGGCTGATATATTTGCTTG TGGGTCAACGAATCATTGTATAAGTTTGTATAATACAATGGGTCATCATTTGAATACGATAAAATTCCACGAAGGATTTATGGCTACTCGTATTAGTCCTGTAAGTTGTCTAAGTTTTCATCCCTATCGTGTGATCCTCGCAGCTGGATGCGTAGACAATACTATTACAGCATATGCATCCGAATCGCGAAGATGA
- the LOC128875044 gene encoding regulatory-associated protein of mTOR isoform X2 — protein sequence MSVTASKPCHEEENSRLTEEDDWKVQLAFCKPRHTATIEGVNCITQTWRMKERMKTVSVALVLCLNVGVDPPDIVKTQPCARLECWIDPLSVSPQKALETIGSNLQKQYERWQPRARYKQSLDPTVEEVKKLCTSLRRNAKEERVLFHYNGHGVPKPTSNGEIWVFNRTYTQYIPLSVYDLQTWMGAPSIYVYDCSNAGIIVESFQQFAEQHEKEYEMEKQVVQQNRATGVAGTTVPSYKNCIQLAACAANQILPMNPDLPADIFTSCLTTPIKIALRWFIMQNTSKLVPKISLDLIDKIPGQLADRRTMLGELNWIFTAITDTIAWNTFPRDLFQRLFRQDLLVASLFRNFLLAERILRSYDCTPVSCPKLPPTYQHPMWQAWDLALDLCLAQLPSILENKDQFVHSPFFEEQLTAFQVWLTLGSKNRNPPEQLPIVLQVLLSQVHRLRALELLGRFLDLGPWAVNLALSVGIFPYVLKLLQSNARELRPLLVFIWAKILAVDSTCQTDLVRDGGHKYFLSVLQDTTVPSEYRTLAAFVLASIVNDYRQGQVAANHGSLVSICLEQLGDSNSLLRQWLCLCLARLWHNYDKARWCGVRDIAHEKLFTLLQDSVPEVRAASVYALGTFINSVTTRSEHANNIDQIIAITLINTVSHDMCPLVRKELVVALQWMVLHFENSFVTLALAEENSRKDLVVETLSPFSGLRRISSRDRLKMLSPNNTYSVDSTDGFGQDRIKRVSSSSSISSLGNNWEFVRKPCESLGHSSLGNLPSLSYGSVYMKLWHGLCSLDNDPHPAVASMSQKVTNHIRNQVKESSVPKEGIETKISSSLSLPPSPSNRTTYLSTSKGESPPTVSSGTDLLRSSRVPPHSNRSRKPLPNTISEEADEVAGIKTPLTTSQFVEWSCAQFAQPVSLESETESMNDMESRAHYEREWRYLRNRRQRREAREEQLRAVQSRIESQVFHTRCPHSPEVLTFHPFEPHLAVALKDFFGVWDCQTGTKLTYCASRGNKMSRITALEFINAHDVSLLMAGSDDGSVRVWKNYSSTLSRDPILVTAWQALADIQPATKTTTAGLVTKWEQKSLTLAVTGDVRIVRLWDAETELKRQDIPTGADCCATCIDVDGVGAMMAVGCGDGSVRLFDRRLPPLESRVMIWREHTAWVLGTSLRKSERSTPQLFTGSSSGDIRIFDLRKNSSVSTVQITQGITALAAHEMADIFACGSTNHCISLYNTMGHHLNTIKFHEGFMATRISPVSCLSFHPYRVILAAGCVDNTITAYASESRR from the exons ATGTCAGTAACTGCTTCGAAGCCATGCCACGAGGAAGAGAATTCGAGATTGACAGAGGAAGACGATTGGAAAGTGCAGCTTGCATTTTGCAAACCTCGGCACACGGCGACGATCGAGGGTGTGAATTGTATTACGCAGACATGGAGAATGAAAGAAAgg atgaaaACTGTGAGCGTGGCTTTAGTTTTATGTTTGAACGTTGGTGTCGATCCACCGGACATTGTCAAAACACAACCGTGTGCCCGTCTCGAATGCTGGATTG ATCCTTTATCAGTGAGCCCGCAAAAAGCTTTGGAAACTATAGGTTCGAATTTACAAAAACAATATGAACGATGGCAACCGAGAGCTCGTTATAAACAGAGTTTAGATCCTACGGTTGAAGAAGTTAAAAAGTTGTGTACTTCTTTAAGGCGAAACGCGAAAGAGGAAAGagttttgtttcattataacGGGCATGGTGTTCCTAAACCGACTAGTAATGGTGAAATATGGGTATTTAATAGG acATATACGCAATACATTCCTTTGTCTGTATACGATTTACAGACATGGATGGGTGCTCCTAGCATCTACGTATATGATTGTTCTAACGCAGGTATAATTGTAGAGTCTTTTCAACAATTTGCAGAACAACACGAGAAGGAATACGAG ATGGAAAAGCAGGTGGTTCAGCAGAACCGTGCAACTGGAGTTGCAGGTACCACAGTGCCatcttacaaaaattgtattcaattgGCAGCATGCGCGGCTAATCAGATTTTACCTATGAATCCAGATTTACCAGCAGATATATTCACATCATGCCTTACGActccaataaaaattgcattgcGATG GTTTATAATGCAAAATACATCGAAATTGGTACCAAAAATATCATTAGACTTAATCGATAA AATTCCTGGGCAATTGGCTGATAGAAGAACAATGTTAGGAGAACTTAATTGGATATTTACAGCGATCACTGACACAATAGCATGGAACACGTTTCCAAGAG atttattcCAGAGATTATTCAGGCAAGATTTATTAGTTGCTAGTTTGTTCAGAAATTTTTTACTTGCCGAGAGAATACTTCGGTCATACGATTGTACTCCAGTTTCTTGTCCAAAATTACCTCCTACTTATCAG CACCCTATGTGGCAAGCATGGGACTTGGCACTTGATCTCTGTTTAGCGCAATTACCATctattcttgaaaataaagatCAGTTTGTCCATTCCCCTTTTTTCGAGGAGCAGCTTACAGCCTTCCAAGTATGGCTTACTCTAGGTTCGAAAAACCGTAATCCTCCAGAACAACTGCCGATAGTACTTCAAGTTTTATTAAGTCAAGTCCATAGGCTAAGAGCATTGGAATTATTAGGACGCTTTCTTGATCTTGGTCCATGGGCTGTAAACTTGGCTCTTAGCGTAGGCATTTTCCCATATGTTCTAAAGCTACTTCAAAGTAATGCTAGGGAATTACGTCCATTACTCGTGTTTATTTGGGCAAAAATACTTGCAGTTGACAGT ACTTGTCAAACAGATCTCGTGCGAGATGGAGGACATAAGTACTTTTTATCTGTTCTTCAGGATACTACTGTGCcg AGCGAATACAGGACGTTAGCAGCATTTGTTCTGGCCAGTATCGTGAATGATTATCGACAAGGCCAAGTAGCTGCTAATCACGGTAGCCTTGTCTCGATCTGCTTGGAACAACTTGGGGATTCAAACTCTTTATTACGTCAGTGGCTGTGTTTATGTCTGGCAAGACTTTGGCATAATTATGACAAAGCAAGATGGTGTGGAGTTCGAGATATTGCTCATGAGAAACTGTTTACGTTGTTACAGGATTCAGTTCCTGAG GTTCGAGCAGCTAGTGTTTATGCTTTGGGCACATTTATAAATAGCGTAACAACACGAAGCGAACATGCAAATAATATCGATCAAATTATTGCTATAACACTCATTAATACAGTCTCTCACGACATGTGCCCTTTAGTTAGAAAA gaATTAGTAGTAGCGCTTCAATGGATGGTTCTACACTTTGAAAATTCCTTCGTAACTTTGGCTTTGGCTGAAGAAAACAGTCGAAAAGATCTTGTTGTGGAAACGTTATCACCATTTAGTGGATTGAGACGCATTAGTTCTAGGGATAGATTAAAAATGCTTTCTCCTAATAATACCTATAGCGTAGACAGTACGGATGGATTTGGCCAGGATCGCATTAAAAGagtgtcgtcgtcgtcgtctatTAGTAGTTTAG GAAATAATTGGGAGTTCGTGAGGAAACCTTGCGAGTCACTTG GACACAGTTCTCTTGGGAATCTGCCAAGTCTTTCCTATGGTAGTGTATATATGAAACTGTGGCATGGATTATGTAGCCTCGATAATGATCCTCATCCAGCTGTCGCTTCGATGTCCCAGAAAGTCACCAACCATATTCGAAATCAG GTTAAGGAATCCTCTGTACCTAAGGAAGggatcgaaacaaaaatatcttcgTCGTTATCTCTTCCACCATCTCCCTCGAATCGCACCACTTACTTAAG CACTAGCAAAGGAGAATCACCGCCTACAGTAAGTTCTGGAACAGATTTATTACGTTCTTCGAGAGTACCACCGCATAGTAATCGTTCAAGAAAACCACTTCCTAACACA ATATCAGAGGAAGCAGATGAAGTTGCTGGGATTAAAACGCCATTAACAACTTCGCAATTCGTTGAATGGAGTTGCGCTCAATTTGCTCAGCCAGTTAGTTTAGAAAGCGAAACTGAATCGATGAATGATATGGAAAGTAGAGCTCATTACGAAAGAGAATGGCG TTACCTAAGGAATAGAAGACAAAGACGCGAGGCAAGAGAAGAACAACTACGAGCAGTACAAAGTAGAATAGAATCGCAAGTATTCCATACAAGATGTCCACATTCCCCTGAAGTTTTAACATTTCATCCGTTTGAACCACATTTGGCTGTAGCATTAAAAGATTTCTTtgg AGTATGGGATTGCCAAACTGGTACAAAGTTAACTTACTGTGCGagtcgtggaaataaaatgtcaCGAATTACAGCTCTCGAGTTCATCAATGCCCACGATGTATCATTGTTAATGGCTGGATCCGATGACGGTTCGGTTAGAGTATGGAAAAATTACAGTAGTACGCTGAGTCGTGATCCGATTTTAGTTACCGCTTGGCAGGCATTGGCTGATATACAGCCGGCGACAAAAACTACGACTG CTGGATTAGTTACAAAATGGGAGCAAAAATCCCTTACTCTAGCTGTCACAGGTGACGTTCGTATCGTCAGACTCTGGGATGCAGAAACCGAGTTAAAAAGACAAGATATACCGACAGGTGCTGATTGTTGTGCTACATGTATTGATGTTGATGGCGTAG GTGCAATGATGGCAGTGGGCTGTGGTGATGGTTCCGTTCGCTTATTTGACAGAAGATTACCTCCATTAGAGTCGAGAGTTATGATTTGGAGGGAACATACGGCATGGGTGTTGGGCACATCTTTGAGAAAATCTGAAAGGTCGACACCACAGTTGTTTACTGGATCATCGTCAGGagatattagaatatttgatctcagaaaaaattcttctGTAAGCACTGTACAAATAACGCAAGGTATTACAGCATTGGCAGCACACGAAATGGCTGATATATTTGCTTG TGGGTCAACGAATCATTGTATAAGTTTGTATAATACAATGGGTCATCATTTGAATACGATAAAATTCCACGAAGGATTTATGGCTACTCGTATTAGTCCTGTAAGTTGTCTAAGTTTTCATCCCTATCGTGTGATCCTCGCAGCTGGATGCGTAGACAATACTATTACAGCATATGCATCCGAATCGCGAAGATGA